From the Juglans microcarpa x Juglans regia isolate MS1-56 chromosome 3D, Jm3101_v1.0, whole genome shotgun sequence genome, the window TTGAAGATCTATATCCTCAAGAGGCCCAGGTATGTAGTGTTAGTTTTCATACACAAGCCCATATATACTGGTTCGTGTATGAGACTTTTCTTGATTGACGGAACTCCAAGACGAAGGTTTTTCcctgatgttttcttttctcgGAACTTAAATTTCAGGCAACCATCTGTCACCGTTCGCTCTTAGTTCGATTTCTCCTGATTCTGTTCCCGGACCTCGATCTTGCTTTCTTGTAATGCGTCTCTGTTCTTGTTTTCTTTGGTTTCGGAGAAAAACGGGGAATGTTTTTTAGTTGTTTGGTGCATCTTTTGCTTTGGCACCAGAATACACTgcattggttttatttttaatttccttccccccccccccctctctctctctctctctctctctctctctgtgcttaCTTTGCTTTTCTACCAATGGGCATGGCTGTTCATTGATTGCTCGATGGCTGAAACTTCACAAAATTATTTAGTGAAATATAGTTCTAGGTTTATATTACCTTTTTAAATAAGTTCGTAAGCCTtgtgtaatttttaaaaaaaaaaaaaatagatcatatgaaaataataataattttttaacaggaATCTcgtttttttcaaaacgattgaaCGCCGTTTGTCTACGACTATACGTAGTCTTAATCGGATAAAATTCTTTAGGTGTTCAGACTTTATTCCTTTAGATTTTGACATTATGAAATTCTATACATACTTCCTGCATACCTGAGTTTTTCTCTCTTTACCTTTTGGTAGTTTGGATTCCAAAGTTTAATTTCCAAAATGTCATATAACTATTAAAggaaatataaaatgagtaaaCATAAGCGATGTCTTTCTGGATGTTGCACCAAGCCGTTTGCCATTAGAGATCTTTTGCATTTTTCGTTTGAACCCCTGTATCATCCAATTGTAACGTTTGAAAGAATTATCATAAACTTCCATTCGAAATTGTTGGCTGTATTTGAGCGATGAAACAGATCCATGCCATTCTAACTGATTGACATCTTCTGTTTCTAGGTACAAGCCTTGAATCATAGCGCAGAGGTTCTTTTGGTTTAGGGAACTTGGACCAAGAATATTTGTGGTGATATAGGAATCTCGGTTTATTATCAAAATGTTTGGATATTTTAAATCGCCAGTGAATAAGTTATCTAAGCAGAAGACAGTGGATCCTGGATTTCCGTCTTCTAACCCTTTTGATTCAGATACTGAATCTGAGGCTAAGCAAACTTTTAAGCCCGCACGACGAACTGCTTCAGAACCTATGCTGATAACTCCAAATTCCAACAACCCTTTTGACAACGATGATGATGAGAGAATAGgggcttcttcttcatcatcctcacattcTAGTTCTGCAGTGGCAAGAGACAGATACAGAAATAATTTCCATGACTCGGGAGGATTACAGAACCAGAGTGTGCAAGAACTGGAAAACTATGCTGTATACAAGGCTGAGGAGACAACAAATACGGTAAACAACTGCCTGAAGCTTGCAGAGGACATGAGGGAGGATGCTACAAGGACACTTGACATGTTGCATTATCAGGGTGAGCAAATCACAAGGACCCACATGATGGCTGCTGATACGGAAAAGGACTTGACTCGGGTAAGTTCATTTGTAATCTTGCTAATGAGAAATACATGATTGTGTGTGCAACCTAGGAAATGGAATGTAGTTATTAGTTTAATGGAACCATTTTATGTCCTGCGCCTCTGACTTTGATTATCTAGGTTGACCCTGCTTTCTTGAAGATCCTAGacattttataatatcaagTGCATCACTCATGGATACTAAGTGCAATTTAGGCCTATGCAATAGAAGCAGGGATGAAcaattagggaaaaaaataacGTATACAGAATGTACTGGCTTACAATGGAGATTCCTGGTGAATATGCGACTGTTTCTAGATTATTGTCGAACATTGTCTCTGGATTCTCTTATATAGGAGAGCGTGCAGAATGCAGGTACTATGTAAAGAAGCTCAACTGCAAAGCTGGTTTGCAAATCAAAGCTCAACTACTATGTCTCTGGATTCTCTTATATTAGGGATgcatatgattttaaattttggtttttcatCTTTCAGCTCTAATTACTGGGTTATGCCCTTGTTTTCATTAGTAATTTATTGCTtgtccaaaaaatatttcatgttccATCTAGTGTTTTATAAAGAGTATTATCAGTTTTGCTGCTTAGGCATCTTCAATGAGGGGTaatatgagtatatataatttatttaggGCTGATAAATAGCACGCCAGATTCTGGCCAAGATCTCATTGTACCAAGTTAAAAGGGGTTTAGTTTAACTTGAGTTTCACAAAGCAATTACATGGGAAGACTCTCTGACCAAATTGACCACAATACATGTTCCATTAcgatctaatatattataatgtctTCAATTAAAGATTTAATACGTTTTCTATATGAAGAGGGTAGCTGCCATTGTTATTTCCTGGACTtcctttttttatctttcaagcagatcatctcttttttaTCATTCATTCTTTATTTCAGGGTGAGAAGCTCTTAAATAACCTTGGTGGCATGTTCTCTAAGACTTGGAAGCCAAAGAAGACTCGAGAAATCGCAGGGCCTATAATTACAGCAGgttttaatctaataaaattagGGTGTTTcagttgacattttttttattgatcttaATTCGTCAAAATACCGTGATACATAAATCGCAATCTTTATTGTACTGGCTGAACAGATAATTCGTCCAAAAGAACTGAAAACCACTTAGACCAGAGGGAAAAGTTGGGTCTAGCTCCTGCACACAAAGGACGGTCAGCTTCTCGAACACCTCCTCCTGAACCAACAAATGCCTTGCAGAAAGTTGAGGTCTGTGTTTATGATTATCAATTAGGTGCATATGATGCAATATTTGCTTTGGATTTTACTAATTGAGGGTTACCAATTTAGGTCGAGAATGCCAAGCAAGATGATGCACTTTCAGATCTAAGTAATATTCTAGGTGATCTGAAGAATATGGCAGTTGACATGGGAGGCGAACTTAACAGGTCAGTCAATAACTTGCAAACTTCACATTTTCCATCTGTATCTGTACTAATTTCACACTGAAGCcttaaaaagcaaaaaattgaAGCTATGACcgatctttttgtttttgtttttcatttttctctttcttttctagCCCGAGTTTTTCTTCACAGAGTAAGTAACCTTTGCTTTTTGTTTGACAACCTTCAGAAATGACGTCTTTAGCCATATTGATGTGTTTCTAAGCCAATCTAGTAAAAGACTTCCCCCCTTTATTCTATTAGGAAAATAAACCGACTACAGTATGGAATGAGCAAAGCTATGGTATGACATGAATAAGTCCTTGGCATTCAAGTATTCAGTTACCGTGACAAGTTTCATTAATCCTATTACCAGCTCCTAGTGGAATACTCTTGGCACCATTAGTAGATTTCACCATGATTTTTCCTCAACACAATCACATGACACACCGGATTCTTTTTCAGAGTAGAAAATTTTCTCGaggatttttatatattctcgttttccttttaatttatttggcactgtatctctctttctctctccctccctccctccctcccataATATTCAATGTGATATGGTGATTGCAGGCAAAATAAAGCCCTTGATCATCTTGGTGACGATGTGGATGAGCTGAACTCTCGCGTGAAAGGTGCCAATCAACGTGCACGCCGTTTACTTGGGAAGTGAATGCTGACAGGGTTCAATTACCAGCTCACTGTTCTCTTCCAACTTTTCCCTactttcatatttattaaattttgttttcccTTCTTTTGGTTGAAAGCTGTCGCCATGGATACATATAACTGGTTTTCTTCCCATTCTTTATGCATGCAAAATatgagaattatttatttttttatttttttacctcaatggtttttttctttttacttttgcCTTCGACTATAAAGCAGCAATGCAAAATTGTCCAATGATTTGACGACTATATGGTACTTTAATCGTTCTTTATTTGTTAAATATTCCTATAcatagaaaaatttatagatatgataattttttgagCAGTAAAATGCACCCCTTTTAATTAGAGGAATCCATCTTCTGGGATCTAGAGTGGTACATGTTGTAGAAATCATCTGCAGAGTAGACATCTAGAGCAGATGAGACATGGCAcctaacaattatttttataccaAAGGTTTGAACTTCAAacgtggaggaggaggagcattTGCCCCAAACAAAGCTTCtgccacttgagccaaccctttGGGACTAGCATGAATTTGACTTTAATTTTAACAAT encodes:
- the LOC121256570 gene encoding putative SNAP25 homologous protein SNAP30, whose translation is MFGYFKSPVNKLSKQKTVDPGFPSSNPFDSDTESEAKQTFKPARRTASEPMLITPNSNNPFDNDDDERIGASSSSSSHSSSAVARDRYRNNFHDSGGLQNQSVQELENYAVYKAEETTNTVNNCLKLAEDMREDATRTLDMLHYQGEQITRTHMMAADTEKDLTRGEKLLNNLGGMFSKTWKPKKTREIAGPIITADNSSKRTENHLDQREKLGLAPAHKGRSASRTPPPEPTNALQKVEVENAKQDDALSDLSNILGDLKNMAVDMGGELNRQNKALDHLGDDVDELNSRVKGANQRARRLLGK